In the genome of Coraliomargarita algicola, one region contains:
- the mutS gene encoding DNA mismatch repair protein MutS — protein MQQWHEMRAKLADDTLLMFRLGDFYEIFKQDAEWGAKLLGITLTHRHGMPMAGIPFHAADGYIQKLLDQGIKIAICDQVETPQPGKLVKRELTRIITPGTRLADTQIDAQRNHFLLALSLGKKALNASWLDLTTGEFFLASEVKPENLFAAFESLDPREIIVPENAAESWTLPHTDQRFRELYTHIGDGRAISPIPDYHFDEAAGAQSVMEALGVMNLEGFGIGQDHPALGAAGALIHYATETLCAKPENLRKIREYSSERTLLLDPATLRNLEIFKSAASTRHGSLLAAMDGCVTAPGARLLERWLCAPELDLTEITRRQNCVGEFVTAPGLATELQNLLKGVRDIERILSRLQNRMRNPRELGGVRDTLAALPAIATTLLEFPDTPVAAIAERINDFGSLSATLDRGLAEELPSNIADGGTIRDGYDESLDHTRSLTRDSQKWLAEFEQAEQARTGIKNLRIRYNGAFGYFIEVTKSNIALVPEDYVRKQTMKNAERYTTDVLKEREREILHAAEKAIAREEALFNGLIEAILEHADALKETAAAMAEIDVFIGWSTLAREWDYCKPKLDQSDKLLIDQGRHPVVEQMMREQRLGLAGTHAFVPNDCRLSSSASSEDAPQIALITGPNMAGKSTYIRQVALIVLMAQSGAWVPARSCELGVVDRIFSRVGASDELARGNSTFMVEMNETANILNNATPRSLVILDEIGRGTSTYDGLSIAWAVIEHLHPEKTGARTLFATHYHELTQLAKTLARVENYSVAVKEWNDDIVFVRQVIKGAADRSYGIQVARLAGLPTTVIDRAKTILERLEADDSSHNLLRKRMKKEKSGSDTKEEDDQLALF, from the coding sequence ATGCAGCAGTGGCACGAAATGCGTGCCAAGCTAGCTGATGATACTCTCCTCATGTTCCGTCTGGGGGATTTCTACGAGATCTTTAAGCAAGATGCTGAATGGGGCGCAAAGTTGCTCGGCATCACCCTGACCCATCGCCACGGCATGCCAATGGCGGGCATCCCGTTTCACGCGGCGGACGGTTACATTCAAAAGCTGCTGGACCAGGGGATCAAAATCGCCATCTGCGACCAGGTGGAAACCCCGCAACCAGGCAAGCTGGTGAAGCGCGAACTGACGCGCATTATCACCCCGGGCACGCGTCTGGCCGACACTCAGATCGATGCGCAGCGCAATCACTTTCTGCTGGCGCTCTCGCTGGGCAAGAAAGCGCTCAACGCCTCTTGGCTGGACCTCACCACTGGGGAATTTTTCCTCGCCTCCGAGGTGAAGCCGGAAAATCTCTTTGCCGCATTCGAGAGCTTAGATCCCCGCGAGATCATTGTCCCCGAAAACGCCGCCGAAAGCTGGACGCTACCACATACCGATCAACGCTTTCGCGAGCTCTACACTCATATCGGTGATGGCCGCGCGATCAGCCCGATCCCCGACTACCACTTTGACGAAGCAGCGGGCGCTCAGTCGGTGATGGAAGCGCTGGGAGTCATGAACTTGGAAGGCTTTGGCATTGGCCAAGATCACCCCGCCCTCGGCGCAGCCGGAGCCTTGATCCACTACGCCACCGAAACACTCTGCGCGAAACCGGAGAATTTGCGCAAAATTCGCGAATACAGCAGCGAACGCACGCTGCTCCTCGATCCTGCGACCCTGCGTAATTTAGAAATTTTCAAATCAGCCGCCAGCACTCGCCACGGCTCACTACTGGCGGCGATGGATGGCTGTGTGACCGCCCCCGGAGCGCGCCTATTAGAACGCTGGCTGTGCGCGCCAGAATTGGATCTGACAGAAATCACCCGTCGACAAAATTGCGTTGGCGAATTTGTCACCGCACCGGGACTTGCAACTGAATTGCAAAATCTACTCAAAGGCGTGCGCGACATTGAGCGCATCTTGAGCCGCCTGCAAAACCGCATGCGCAACCCGCGCGAGCTCGGCGGCGTGCGCGACACCCTGGCGGCCTTGCCCGCAATCGCGACCACCTTGTTGGAATTCCCTGACACGCCCGTAGCGGCCATCGCTGAGCGTATTAACGACTTCGGCAGCCTCTCAGCCACCCTCGACCGCGGCTTAGCGGAGGAATTGCCCAGCAACATCGCCGACGGCGGCACCATCCGTGACGGCTATGATGAATCGCTCGATCACACTCGCAGCCTCACCCGCGACAGCCAGAAGTGGCTGGCCGAATTCGAGCAAGCCGAGCAAGCACGCACAGGTATCAAAAACCTGCGCATTCGCTACAACGGTGCCTTCGGATATTTCATCGAAGTGACCAAGAGTAACATCGCCCTCGTGCCCGAAGACTACGTGCGCAAGCAGACGATGAAAAACGCCGAGCGCTACACCACCGACGTGCTCAAGGAGCGCGAACGTGAGATCTTACACGCCGCAGAAAAGGCCATCGCCCGCGAGGAAGCACTCTTCAACGGCCTCATCGAAGCCATTCTGGAGCACGCCGACGCACTCAAGGAAACCGCTGCCGCGATGGCGGAGATCGACGTCTTTATCGGCTGGAGCACCCTCGCCCGCGAGTGGGATTACTGCAAACCAAAGCTCGACCAGTCGGACAAACTACTCATCGATCAAGGTCGGCACCCCGTCGTCGAGCAAATGATGCGCGAGCAGCGCCTCGGTCTCGCCGGCACCCATGCCTTCGTACCCAACGACTGCCGCCTCTCCAGCTCTGCCAGCTCCGAAGACGCGCCACAGATCGCACTCATCACCGGCCCCAACATGGCGGGTAAGTCGACCTACATCCGCCAAGTCGCCCTCATCGTGCTGATGGCCCAGTCCGGCGCCTGGGTGCCCGCCCGCAGTTGCGAGCTCGGCGTGGTCGACCGCATCTTCTCCCGCGTCGGCGCCAGCGACGAACTCGCCCGCGGCAACTCCACCTTCATGGTCGAGATGAACGAGACCGCCAACATCCTCAACAACGCTACGCCCCGCAGCCTCGTCATCCTCGACGAGATCGGCCGCGGCACCAGCACCTACGACGGCCTCTCCATCGCTTGGGCGGTAATCGAGCACCTCCACCCCGAAAAGACCGGCGCCCGCACCCTGTTCGCCACCCACTACCACGAGCTCACCCAGCTGGCCAAGACCCTCGCTCGAGTGGAGAACTATTCCGTCGCAGTCAAGGAATGGAACGACGACATCGTCTTCGTGCGCCAAGTAATCAAAGGCGCCGCCGACCGTTCGTATGGGATTCAAGTCGCCAG